The DNA region AATGAGGCCGCGCTGGTCATCTCTTTAAAAAAAGTGACTCAACGGGAACACATGTGCGATGAGGCGGAACTGAATGCTTTCAGGGAAAAAGCCGGACAAAAGCAAAAGCATATGAGGCGGCCGGACACGGAATGCGGGAGCCGGAGCAGGGTATCGCTCGGGCTGAAAGTATGGGTGGACGGCGCGGCGGTGATGTCGCGTGAAATCCATCCAAACGGAATTAACAGGGACATGCCTGTGTATGTTCATGAGAAGCTGGAGGTGACGGCCGGAAAACATACGATCAAAGTGGAAATGCGTGATTCGAACAGGCCCGCCGGCGAATTCGATTACACTTACGGCATGGTGATAAATATTGAGCCCGGCGGCGTGGCCGTGCTGAGTTTCAGAGGGGAGGACGGCGGCTTTGTCATACTTTAAATATCTGGCAGCATTGGCGGCGCTAATCATTTTCGCGGGAACGCTGCCTGCCATGGCGTTGGCGGACGCAGGATCGTTCGATTTTCACGGTTTCAAGCTGGGAATGACGCTGGAAGAGGCCCGGAAGGCAAAACCGGAAATTCTTGTGGACGAATCAAAGACCGCCAATGGATTCGTGGCCGGCTATAGCGCCTATTTCCATGGATTGACCCTCCGGTTCACTTCGCCCAAGTTGGGTTCACGGCTTTTTTTCGTCCAGGAGACAAAAAACTACGACACTCCTCAAAATCCGGAGCCGATTTACACCTATATGCGGCTCAAATACGGAAATCCCGATTACGCCGGATCGGGGATGTTCAGCGTCAACGCCTTCTGGGGTAGCCCGTACAACAAGGGGAAAAGCCTGAACTTCGAGCTTACTATCAAAGGGGTCAGGAAAAATTTCCCGCTGGTGATCACTCTCAAGGACGCCGATCTGGAAAAGAAAAACCTGGCTGTCATCAAGCAGGCCATGGGCAAATGACCGGGGGGACGGTGAAAACCTCGCCAATAAAAGAAGACCTTTGCACAACTGGCATATCGTCGCGAAAACCACCATTCCCTTGAGGGGAGGGGTTTGGGGAGGGTGCTGGAAAAAGGCGTTCAAGACCGTGGTCAGGCGGCCACTCCAATGTAACGCCGCCATTCTGGCGGCAATTGCCGAGCGGAAATCCATCGCCACAAGCTTTCCTTGCCCCTCCGCCCCATCCGCCATAGAATTGTCCCTCTATATGGAGTGACGCTTTTGCTCGACTATCTTATCATCGGCGCGGGACCCGCTGGGCTGGCCTGCGCCATAGAGGCGGCGAAAAAGGGGGCTTCGTACCTTGTTGTGGACAAGGGTTGCCTGGTCAACTCCATCTTCCATTTCCCGGCGGACATCACATTTTTCTCCACCCCCGACCTGCTTCAAATCGCCGATCTCGTGTTCGTCTCCCCTTCGTTCCGCCCAAGCCGCGTCGAAGTTTTAAAGTACTACGCCGCCGTGGCGGATCATTACGCCCTGAACATAAACACTTTCGAGAAGGTGGAGGAGGTTACGAAAACGGACGGCGTTTTCCACGTCCGCACTATAACCGCCGCCAGCGAGTGGAAGGATTACAAGGCGGCCAAAGTTATCTTCGCCACCGGGTATTATGACAACCCGAACATGCTTAAAGTCCCGGGGGAGCATATGCCCCACGTTTCGCATTATTACGGCGAGGCGCACCCGTTCCGGGGCAGGGATGTGGCGGTGATCGGCGCGAAGAACTCGGCGGTGGAGGCGGCCCTTTCGTTCTGGCGGGCGGGGGCGCGGGTGACGATTATCCATCGCGGCCCGGCCATTTCGGATTCGGTGAAATACTGGGTGCGGCCCGACATCGAAAAAAGGGTGGAGACGGGGCAGATAAAGGCGATGTTCAACACCGCCGTCACTTTCATTTCATCAAAGAGCGTGACGGCGCAAAACAGCGCCACCGGAGAATCCATGGAAATCGCCGCCGATTTTGTTTTCGCCCTCACAGGCTATCATCCGGACACGGGTCTGTTGCAATCGTGCGGGGTGGACATTGACGAGATAACGCAAGCTCCGCAATGCGATCCGGCGACGCTGGAGACGAACGTGCCGGGCCTTTATGTGGCAGGCTCCATCGTGGCGGGCGTGAACAACAACAAGATTTTTATCGAGAACAGCCGGGAGCACGGAAAGATGATCGTGCGCGAGGGATCAGCCTAGTACATCACCGCCGAAAGGGTGTTCCACCCGCCGCACTTCGGGCATTTCCCCTCGTATTGAACGGCCACATGCCCGCACGATGAGCAGGAGAAATGGAACAGGCTCTCTGATTCCATTTTGTACGCCTCGTCCAGCGATTTGACCGCCCAGTCCACGTTGCGTTCCCCCGCGCGGATTTTCCCCTCTATAAGGTGATAGATCGCCGTGTCCGCGTATTTGCCTTCCAGCTTTTCCATCTCACGCCGCGCCTCCGGAAATTTTCCGGATCGCATGTGAACATCCGCCAAAAACAGCCGCAGGATATCCTCCGCCGGCGACGACTCCAGCCCCCAGCCGATCATCCCGGCGGCTTTGTCCCCTTCCCCCGCCTCCGTAAGCGCGTCCACCAGCGCCTTGAGAAGGATCACGGAACGGGTGGCCTTATAACCTTTCTCCAGAGTCCTGGCCATCTCCTTATGATCCCCGGTGAACTCCTGCAGTCCGGACAGCTTCAGGTACGCGGGGATGAAGCCCCCGTCGTTCAGGAGCGCCCCTTTGAGCCCCTCTTTGGCCTCTTCGAGCAGTCCCTTGTTCTCCGACGCCAGCGCAGATTCGTACATCAGCGCCGCCAGCATGCTCCGCTCCTCCACCGCTTTATCGGAAGTGGAAAGCGCCGCGATGTCCTTTTGCGCCTCCAGCGCCCCCTGGATGTCCCCGGCCTTTAGCAGGAGCTCCCTTATCCGCTCAAGCGGGGCGATTGCCCGGCCCGCCTTGATCCGCGCCTCGCGCAGCAACGCAAGGGCCGCATAGCTCTGTCCGCTGGCGGTGTAGTCCTGCGCAAGTTCCATGAGCGCTGTTACATTGTCCGAAGCGGCGGCGCGCGCCATTGAATGCAGCCGCACCGCCTCCTCGATGTCCCCATCCTCCCGTTTGATTGCGCCAAGGGAGATCATGGCCGGGACATGGCCGGGATTGTGGGCCAGAGTCTTTAAGAAAAGCTTTTCGGCCCCGCGCCTGTCTCCGGTATTGAGCCTGTCTTGCCCGTCCTCGTAAAGCTCCCGGGCGCGGCGATCCCTTTTCCTGATCGCGTTGCGCTTCATCACGCCGAAGGATTCGGCCACGGCGTCATACAGGTAAAGGATGAACACCGACACCACCCCGGTGAAAAACGACGCGAGCATCGGCACGGACACCGGCGTTTCGAACGAATGGCCCGGATAAAGGGTGAAATTGATGGAAGTGGAATTGTAGAACGTGAGGTACAGGAACGCTGTCAGGACCGTGGCGAGAAGTACGGTCAGCCTTATTGGCATGGCAACCTGCGGAAGGTCAAACCTCCTTCTCCATCTTCTCCTTGCATTTGACGCAATGCGTGGCGAAAGGCAGAAGCTCCAGCCGTTTTCCCGGGATGTCCTCGCCGCACTCGGAGCACTTGCCGTACTCGCCGGACTCTATCCTGTCGAGCGCCTCGGCGATCTGCACAAGGGTGTTGTGGTTCTTGTCGGATAACTCCAGCATGATGCGCCGGTTGACCGCGCGGCTGGCGTCGTCGTTGATGTCCGGCAGTTCCCCGCCGAACTCCTCCGAGGACGATTCCACCGCCCGCTCGAAGTCCCCCATTATCTTCCGCTGCATGTCCGCCAATGTCTCGCGGAATTTTTCAAGCTCTCTTTTTTCCATGGTCCGTTTCTATTAAATCAGGAGGTCTTGGCCTATTTGCCATTGAGCTTTAAAGGCTCCGCGTCTCCCCAGAGCCTGTCCAACCCGTAATATTCCCTCGTCTCTTCCGTGAACACGTGCACGATAACGTCGCCCGCGTCTATCAGCGCCCACCGGGCGTTCTGATAGCCCTCCACGTGATAGCCTTTCTGCCCGGCGTCCCGCAACGCGTCCTCCACCGCCGAAACGATGGTCTGCGCGTGCTGGCGCGAGGTGGCGCCCGCTATCAAAAAAACATCGGCCACATCAGACAGGCCGCGCACGTCCAAAACCGAGACTTCCAGCGCCTTTTTGGACAGCGCCGAATTATAGCACAACGAAGCTTTTTCTTTTAACGTCATATCCACGGCGCTTTGGGCGCCAACTTTCTCCTTTACCCGGGCTTGTCCTGATTGTACAACCCTTCACTTCTAAGATACCTCTCCACAGCTTCCGGCACAAGATACTTTATCGGCCTGCCGGAGGCCATCCTCCTCCTGATGTCCGAAGAAGATATGTCCAGCGGCGTGATCCGCACGATCCTTATGGTGGAGGGCGCCCCTTCCACTCCTATGGTCTCCAGCGTCCCGTCCACGCTGCGCCCAAGTTCGATGAACTTCAGGTTTTTGTACTTCACCGACGCCACCCCCTGCAGCACGTCCATCAGCGCCGAGGAGTCGTAACCGGGGCGGCTGACAACGATAAAATTCACCGTCTTTAAAAGCGCCAGCGCGGAGTTCCAGGACCCCACGTCCTCCATGGCGTCTTGGCCGAGGATAAAATGAACGTCGCCGCCGTACATCTCGCGGAAAGTGCGCATGGTGTCTATCGTGTAACAGGGGCCGGGCCTGTCCACCTCCACGCGGCTGGCGGTGAAATCGGGATTGCTTTCCAGGGCAAGCTCCACCATGCGGAAACGGTGGCCCGCGTCCAGCAGTGAGCCATCGTCCTTTAACGGGTGCCGCCCGGCCACCACGAAATGAACCTGGGAAAGGCCAGTTTTGAACGCCACTTCACTGGCCGCCGCCAGATGCCCGAGGTGGACCGGGTTAAACGATCCGCCAAACACTCCGATCTTCATGGGAGCTCCGCCGCAAACAGGCGTTTATCTATAATGATTATTGTACTCCGGAAGGGCTATTGGCGCACCTGCCCATCGCCGTACACGATGAACTTAAGTGACGTAAGTTCCACAAGCCCCATGGGCCCGCGGGCATGAAGCTTCTGGGTGGATATGCCCACCTCCGCGCCGAGCCCGAACTGCCCGCCGTCGTTGAACCTCGTCGATGCGTTCACCATCACCGCCGACGAGTCCACCTTGCGCAAAAACTCCTGGGCCGTCCGGTAGTCGTTTGTGATTATCGCCTCGGTATGGCCGGAGCCGTATTTTGCGATATGGTCGAGCGCCTCGTCGAAACTTTTGACGACGCGAACGGCCAGGATAAGGTCGAGATACTCCTCGCCCCAATCTTCCTCCGCGGCCTGTTTGGCCGAAGGAATGATTTTCCGCGTCCTCTCGCAGCCGCGCAATTCCACCTTGGCCTCCCCAAGCGTTTTCGCAATCATAGGCAGGAATTTGTCCGCCACGGCCTCATGCACAAGCAGCGTCTCCGCCGCGTTGCACACGCCGGGGCGCTGGACTTTGGAGTTGAACAATATTTTGTCCGCCATCGCAAGGTCCGCCGCGCGGTCCACATACACGTGGCACACCCCCTTGTCGTGTTTGATCACGGGGATAAGAGAGTTCTCCGTGACGAACCTTATAAGTTCGTATCCGCCCCGGGGGATGATTATGTCTATATGCTTTTCCATTTTCAGCATCGCCAGCACCGCCTCCCGGTCCGTCATGGGAATAAGCTGGATGGCGTTTTCGGGAATCCCCGCATCACAGGCAGTGGCCGAAAGGATCTCCGCGATGGCGCGGTTTGAATGGATCGCCTCCGAGCCGCCGCGCAGAACCACCGCGTTGCCAGATTTCAGGCAAAGCGCCGCCGTGTCCGCCGTCACGTTTGGGCGGGACTCGTAAATGATTCCCACAACGCCGAGAGGGACGCGCATGCGCCCCACCATTATGCCGTTTGGCCGGCGTTTCATCTCTGTCACTTCCCCCACGGGGTCGGGGAGCGCCGCCACTTCGATCAGTCCGTCCGCCATCGCCTTGATCCGCTTCTCGTCCAGCTTGAGCCTGTCGAGCATGGCTTTGGTAAGGCCGTTATCCGCCCCTTGGGCCATGTCCTTTGCGTTGGCGGAGATTATCTTGCCGCTCTGATCAACAAGAGCCTTGGCCATGGCCGTAAGCGCGTTGTTCTTCACCACGGTGGAAACGTCCGCCAGCGGACGTGAAGCCTTGCGGGCGTTTTGCGCGATGGTCTCCACCGCTTCGAATATGGACGCCGCCGCCGCGTTTTGTGATGTCATATTTTACTTCAACCCCAAAACGTCCTGCATGTCGTATATTCCGTTGGGCTGCTTTACTATCCACATGGCCGCGCGCACGGCGCCCATGGCGAAGTTGTCGCGCGACCAGGCCCTGTGGGTAAGCTCCACCCGCTCGCCCGTCCCGGCGAACATCACGGTATGCTCCCCCACCACGTCGCCGCCGCGAAGAGTCATCACGCCGATCTCCTCGGGCTTTCGTTTGCCGATCTGCCCCTCGCGGCCGAAAACGCCCACCTTCTTCAAGTCCCTCCCCACGGCCCCGGCGGCGATCTCCGCCAGCTTCACGGCGGTGCCGGAGGGGGAGTCCACCTTCTGGTTATGGTGCATCTCGAACATCTCTATGTCGTACGTCTGCCCCATGATCCGCGCCGCGTCCCGCACGAGCTTGAAAAGCACGTTCACCCCGACGCTCATGTTCGGGGCGATCACCGCACGGCAGCTCTTGGCCATGGACTCGAAAGTCTTCCAGTGCTCCTCATTAAATCCCGTGGTGCCGATCACGATGGCCTTGCCCGCCTCGGCCGCGATATGGAAGTGGTCCAGCGAGGCGGCCGGGACGGAAAAATCTATGACCGCGTCGCATCCGGCGATGATCTCCTTCAGGCTCGTGGATATTGCCGCGCCCTTATGGCCGATACCAGCCACGTCCCCCACGTCCTGCCCGGCAAAGGGGCTTCCCGGCGCCTCCGTGCCGCCAGCCAACACGGCGCCATCGGTGTCCTCTATCACGTTCACTATCCTGCGCCCCATCTTGCCGGCGCAGCCTGTCACCACTATTTTCGCCATCGCGTTTATCTCTCCTTGCGTTTGCTTCAGGCCCGCGCGGCCTCTTCGGCCAGCAGTCCGCACTTTTGCATCACAGTCTGCAGCCGTTCCCTGTTCGCCTGCCCCATTTGGCATAGCGGCAGGCGGAACTCCTCCCGTATCCTCCCCATCATGGCCAGCGCCGTTTTCACCGGGATCGGGTTTGTCTCGTAGAACATGGAGTTCATCAGGTCCCACATCGAATAATGTATCTCGCGGGCCGCGCCAAAGTCCCCGGCCAGCGCCGCCGCCGTCAACGCCGCGATCTTGTCCGGCACAACGTTCGCCGCCACCGAGATCACTCCCTTGGCCCCGATGGACATCATGGGCAGCGTCAGCCCGTCGTCGCCGGAGAGCACGGAGAAATCGGAGCTCGTGCGCGAGATGATCTCGGATGTATAAGCAAGATCGCCGCATGCGTCCTTTAATCCCACGATATTCGGGTGGGTGGCCAGCCTTGCCATGGTGGAGGTCTCTATCTTCCCTCCCGTCCTGCCGGGGATGTTGTACACGATCTGGGGGATGTCCACCGCGTCGGCTATCGCCATGTAATGCCGGTACAGCCCTTCCTGCGTCGGCTTGTTGTAATACGGATTGACCAGTAGCACCGCGTCCGCCCCGGCCTTTTTTGCGTGGGCGGTCAGGTCTATCGCCTCGTCCGTGGAGTTTGAGCCCGTCCCCGCCATCACCGGAATGCGCTTGTTGGCCGCTTTCACGCAGATTTCGACAACCTTGTGATGCTCCTCGTGCGACAGGGTGGGCGATTCCCCGGTGGTGCCGACGGCCACGATGCCGTTGGTCCCCTTTTCCACGTGCCAGTTCACAAGGTCCGCCAGGGCGGCCTCGTCAACCGCGTTATTGTTAAACGGCGTTACGACAGCGACCCAAGAGCCGGAAAACATGATGGACTCCCGAAAATGTTACATGGAAGAATTATAGCACCAAGGCGGGTCAAATGGAGATGACTTGGCCCTCACGGCGGGCCACTTCCACTATCAGGCTGGAATCGTCCTCTATCCACATCCTGTCGCCGCACGGAATCGGCTCTATCCTGATGTCGCTATTTATCGTGGTGGCCCAAAGCTTGTCAACTTCTTCCCTTTCGAATTTGCCGTCAAAGCGCGGAGACACCACCAGCAGGTCTATATCGCTCCATTCATGTTCCTCGCCTCGGGCGAACGAACCGAAAAGTACGCCGAAACGGACTTCCATGCCCCCATCGTTGAGGTCGCGCAGGTATTTCCTGATGTTTTCTACAACAGCCGCGTCAGCCATCGGAAAATCTCCTCCGCTTTCTTGAAATAAATGGCGGCCTGCTCTTTTGTCGGCGGAGGCTGCAATTCCTCCGCGTATCTTCCTTCAATATTGAAGCCGTTGATAATATTGAAATCGGCTTTTTGCTGGCCGGTAAGTTCGATGCCGGCCAACTCCGCCAACTTGATTATATTGTGGCTTTTGGGCGGAATGTCATTGGTGAATTTGCATACATGCGCCTTTAATATTTTTTCCAACGCAAGATGGACAAAAAACAGGCCGTGACGGTTCCTGCCGCCGCTTATATTAACCGTCTCATAATAGTATTGACATAAGTGGATATATGCGTTACGCTGTAGTCCATGAAGAATACAGATGGGCGCGGGCTTGATAGTAAGACATTGACGCAGTTGCGCAAGCGGGCTGTGGCCTGTGTGCAGAGC from Nitrospinota bacterium includes:
- the rsfS gene encoding ribosome silencing factor; amino-acid sequence: MTLKEKASLCYNSALSKKALEVSVLDVRGLSDVADVFLIAGATSRQHAQTIVSAVEDALRDAGQKGYHVEGYQNARWALIDAGDVIVHVFTEETREYYGLDRLWGDAEPLKLNGK
- a CDS encoding HEPN domain-containing protein — protein: ALHTGHSPLAQLRQCLTIKPAPICILHGLQRNAYIHLCQYYYETVNISGGRNRHGLFFVHLALEKILKAHVCKFTNDIPPKSHNIIKLAELAGIELTGQQKADFNIINGFNIEGRYAEELQPPPTKEQAAIYFKKAEEIFRWLTRLL
- the ypdA gene encoding YpdA family putative bacillithiol disulfide reductase — its product is MTLLLDYLIIGAGPAGLACAIEAAKKGASYLVVDKGCLVNSIFHFPADITFFSTPDLLQIADLVFVSPSFRPSRVEVLKYYAAVADHYALNINTFEKVEEVTKTDGVFHVRTITAASEWKDYKAAKVIFATGYYDNPNMLKVPGEHMPHVSHYYGEAHPFRGRDVAVIGAKNSAVEAALSFWRAGARVTIIHRGPAISDSVKYWVRPDIEKRVETGQIKAMFNTAVTFISSKSVTAQNSATGESMEIAADFVFALTGYHPDTGLLQSCGVDIDEITQAPQCDPATLETNVPGLYVAGSIVAGVNNNKIFIENSREHGKMIVREGSA
- a CDS encoding 4-hydroxy-tetrahydrodipicolinate synthase, which codes for MFSGSWVAVVTPFNNNAVDEAALADLVNWHVEKGTNGIVAVGTTGESPTLSHEEHHKVVEICVKAANKRIPVMAGTGSNSTDEAIDLTAHAKKAGADAVLLVNPYYNKPTQEGLYRHYMAIADAVDIPQIVYNIPGRTGGKIETSTMARLATHPNIVGLKDACGDLAYTSEIISRTSSDFSVLSGDDGLTLPMMSIGAKGVISVAANVVPDKIAALTAAALAGDFGAAREIHYSMWDLMNSMFYETNPIPVKTALAMMGRIREEFRLPLCQMGQANRERLQTVMQKCGLLAEEAARA
- a CDS encoding TraR/DksA family transcriptional regulator, which encodes MEKRELEKFRETLADMQRKIMGDFERAVESSSEEFGGELPDINDDASRAVNRRIMLELSDKNHNTLVQIAEALDRIESGEYGKCSECGEDIPGKRLELLPFATHCVKCKEKMEKEV
- a CDS encoding glutamate-5-semialdehyde dehydrogenase, which gives rise to MTSQNAAAASIFEAVETIAQNARKASRPLADVSTVVKNNALTAMAKALVDQSGKIISANAKDMAQGADNGLTKAMLDRLKLDEKRIKAMADGLIEVAALPDPVGEVTEMKRRPNGIMVGRMRVPLGVVGIIYESRPNVTADTAALCLKSGNAVVLRGGSEAIHSNRAIAEILSATACDAGIPENAIQLIPMTDREAVLAMLKMEKHIDIIIPRGGYELIRFVTENSLIPVIKHDKGVCHVYVDRAADLAMADKILFNSKVQRPGVCNAAETLLVHEAVADKFLPMIAKTLGEAKVELRGCERTRKIIPSAKQAAEEDWGEEYLDLILAVRVVKSFDEALDHIAKYGSGHTEAIITNDYRTAQEFLRKVDSSAVMVNASTRFNDGGQFGLGAEVGISTQKLHARGPMGLVELTSLKFIVYGDGQVRQ
- a CDS encoding 4-hydroxy-tetrahydrodipicolinate reductase — protein: MAKIVVTGCAGKMGRRIVNVIEDTDGAVLAGGTEAPGSPFAGQDVGDVAGIGHKGAAISTSLKEIIAGCDAVIDFSVPAASLDHFHIAAEAGKAIVIGTTGFNEEHWKTFESMAKSCRAVIAPNMSVGVNVLFKLVRDAARIMGQTYDIEMFEMHHNQKVDSPSGTAVKLAEIAAGAVGRDLKKVGVFGREGQIGKRKPEEIGVMTLRGGDVVGEHTVMFAGTGERVELTHRAWSRDNFAMGAVRAAMWIVKQPNGIYDMQDVLGLK
- a CDS encoding nicotinate-nucleotide adenylyltransferase is translated as MKIGVFGGSFNPVHLGHLAAASEVAFKTGLSQVHFVVAGRHPLKDDGSLLDAGHRFRMVELALESNPDFTASRVEVDRPGPCYTIDTMRTFREMYGGDVHFILGQDAMEDVGSWNSALALLKTVNFIVVSRPGYDSSALMDVLQGVASVKYKNLKFIELGRSVDGTLETIGVEGAPSTIRIVRITPLDISSSDIRRRMASGRPIKYLVPEAVERYLRSEGLYNQDKPG
- a CDS encoding nucleotidyltransferase domain-containing protein, which codes for MADAAVVENIRKYLRDLNDGGMEVRFGVLFGSFARGEEHEWSDIDLLVVSPRFDGKFEREEVDKLWATTINSDIRIEPIPCGDRMWIEDDSSLIVEVARREGQVISI